A part of Capsicum annuum cultivar UCD-10X-F1 chromosome 6, UCD10Xv1.1, whole genome shotgun sequence genomic DNA contains:
- the LOC107875803 gene encoding heavy metal-associated isoprenylated plant protein 7, producing the protein MGEEEKKSEEAKKDDPPKDEKTSVGEEKKEEKKVEEESKEAKPEPPPPPPPPPEIVLRVFMHCEGCARKVRKSLKGFQGVEDVLTDCKTHKVVVKGEKADPLKVLERIQKKSHRQVELLSPIPKPAPPPAEETKKAEEKEAVKPEEKKEEPQVITVVLKVHMHCEACAQEIKKRIQRMKGVENAEPDLKNSQVTVKGAFEATKLVEYVSKRTGKQAVIVKVEPEKKAEEEREPKEDKKAEKKTDEKEAKKAEEGDKKEEKKEEAAPPAAAKEETVQNDADPKLDVKKNEFYYYHHPQNHQLYNPQRFAHEMHEYPPPPQIFSDENPNACSVM; encoded by the exons ATGGGGGAG GAAGAGAAGAAGTCGGAGGAAGCAAAGAAAGATGATCCACCAAAAGATGAAAAAACAAGCGTAGGCGAagagaagaaagaggaaaaaaaggtGGAGGAAGAATCTAAGGAAGCAAAACCAGAacctccaccaccaccaccaccacctcctgAAATTGTTTTGAGAGTTTTCATGCATTGTGAAGGTTGTGCTCGTAAAGTCCGCAAATCTCTCAAAGGATTCCAAG gagTTGAAGATGTGTTGACGGATTGTAAGACGCATAAGGTTGTAGTGAAAGGAGAAAAAGCCGATCCATTGAAAGTATTGGAGAGAATACAGAAAAAGAGTCATCGGCAAGTAGAGCTTCTTTCTCCAATACCAAAGCCGGCGCCGCCACCGGCCGAAGAGACAAAGAAAGCGGAGGAAAAAGAAGCCGTTAAACCCGAAGAGAAAAAAGAGGAg CCCCAGGTGATTACTGTAGTTCTGAAAGTTCACATGCATTGTGAGGCTTGTGCACAAGAAATCAAAAAACGTATACAAAGAATGAAAG GTGTGGAGAATGCGGAACCAGACTTGAAAAACTCACAAGTGACGGTGAAAGGTGCGTTTGAGGCAACGAAACTGGTGGAATATGTAAGCAAAAGGACCGGAAAACAGGCAGTTATCGTGAAAGTAGAACCAGAAAAGAAAGCGGAGGAGGAGAGGGAGccgaaagaagataaaaaagcagAGAAGAAAACCGATGAAAAAGAAGCAAAGAAAGCTGAAGAAGGTGAcaaaaaagaggagaagaaggaaGAAGCAGCACCACCAGCTGCAGCAAAAGAAGAGACCGTACAAAACGACGCCGATCCAAAACTAGACGTGAAGAAGAATGAGTTTTACTACTACCATCATCCTCAGAATCATCAGCTGTATAATCCGCAGAGGTTTGCTCATGAAATGCACGAGTACCCTCCGCCTCCCCAGATATTCAGCGATGAAAACCCGAATGCATGTTCCGTGATGTAA